In Zea mays cultivar B73 chromosome 7, Zm-B73-REFERENCE-NAM-5.0, whole genome shotgun sequence, the following proteins share a genomic window:
- the LOC103634411 gene encoding pentatricopeptide repeat-containing protein At4g33990 gives MRTICSAVKRRLRRCLPLGSPATAPRRGCSSYGPREAVALLLRLQSAPALTEVRRLHAALLVRGYHRSTVLAAQLVRAYARMRDGGLGHAVRVFDGMPTRNSFAWNAVIKGLVDAGRFSEALRWYWDMVRDGSVVADRFTYPPVLKACAALGEVEQGRKVQENVETDIARGIAKGNVFVQCALVDMFAKCGCLGEARNMFESMGVRDLASWTAMIGGAVRGGDWLEVMTLLKRMKSEGFRPDSMIFATVIPACGKVKELRTGMALHGYAVKCGVGDDICVPNALVDMYCKCARLDMAASLFWSIDHKDVFSWSTIIAGHSQNRIYNVSVSLFTEMVASGIKPNSTTIASILPSISELRLLRYGKEIHCFSLRNRLEHSEFLASALIDFYCRQGYIRDAQIVFEFKPKNDLVVLNSMIRGYVVNKDSESALRLLRALLKEGLRPDHVTVVSVLPLCNQPSRLLQGKELHAYAIRHNISSCFSVTNALTDMYCKCGCLEIANKIFLLMTERNTVTYNTLISSLGKHGHADQAFILFDLMKRDGVSPDKVTFVALLSCCSHGGLIDKGLCFYDSMLRDYNIPPDKEHYSCIVDLYSRSGKLDDAWSFIANLQEVPEIDVLGCLLSACRDHHRMDIAELVAERIFEQNPNDPGYHILLSNVYASAGMWSEVTRIRTMIEERSLKKRTGNSLI, from the coding sequence ATGCGTACTATTTGCTCCGCGGTGAAGAGGAGGCTCAGACGGTGCCTTCCTCTTGGCTCCCCAGCGACTGCTCCTCGCCGCGGATGCAGCAGCTACGGCCCGCGCGAGGCCGTCGCGCTCCTCCTCCGGCTGCAGTCCGCCCCCGCCCTCACGGAGGTACGGAGACTCCACGCTGCGCTGCTGGTGCGAGGCTACCATAGAAGCACCGTCCTCGCCGCGCAGCTGGTACGCGCGTACGCCAGGATGCGGGATGGTGGGCTCGGGCACGCGGTGCGTGTGTTCGATGGAATGCCTACGAGGAACTCCTTCGCGTGGAACGCTGTGATCAAGGGCCTTGTCGACGCTGGCAGGTTCTCGGAGGCGCTGCGGTGGTACTGGGACATGGTCCGTGACGGCTCGGTCGTTGCTGATCGTTTCACGTACCCGCCTGTTCTGAAAGCGTGTGCGGCGCTTGGCGAGGTTGAGCAGGGGAGAAAGGTTCAAGAGAACGTGGAGACGGACATTGCCCGGGGCATTGCAAAGGGCAACGTGTTTGTGCAGTGCGCGCTTGTGGACATGTTTGCCAAGTGTGGGTGCTTAGGTGAGGCGAGGAATATGTTTGAGAGCATGGGAGTGAGGGACTTGGCTTCGTGGACTGCGATGATTGGAGGAGCCGTCCGCGGAGGAGACTGGCTTGAGGTGATGACGTTGCTTAAGCGCATGAAGTCAGAAGGGTTTCGGCCTGATTCAATGATTTTTGCTACTGTTATTCCAGCATGTGGTAAGGTGAAAGAGCTGAGGACTGGAATGGCATTGCATGGATATGCAGTAAAATGCGGAGTAGGTGATGATATCTGTGTTCCTAATGCTTTGGTTGATATGTATTGCAAATGTGCTAGGCTGGATATGGCTGCTTCTCTGTTTTGGTCTATCGATCACAAGGATGTGTTCTCTTGGAGTACCATAATTGCAGGGCATTCACAGAATAGAATATATAATGTGAGTGTCAGTTTGTTTACTGAAATGGTTGCTTCAGGCATAAAACCAAATTCTACTACCATAGCAAGCATACTTCCTAGCATTTCAGAGCTGAGGTTACTGAGGTATGGAAAAGAAATTCATTGCTTCTCCTTAAGAAATAGATTGGAGCACAGTGAGTTTCTAGCTAGTGCACTCATCGACTTCTACTGTAGACAAGGATACATTAGGGACGCACAAATTGTTTTTGAATTCAAGCCGAAGAATGATTTGGTCGTTTTGAATTCAATGATCAGAGGATATGTCGTGAATAAGGATTCAGAGTCTGCATTACGTCTATTAAGGGCACTGCTGAAAGAGGGACTCAGACCTGATCATGTGACTGTTGTTTCAGTTCTTCCTCTATGCAATCAACCCTCGAGGCTCCTCCAGGGTAAGGAGCTACATGCTTATGCCATCAGACATAACATAAGTTCGTGTTTCTCAGTTACTAACGCACTTACAGATATGTACTGCAAGTGTGGTTGCCTAGAAATAGCCAACAAGATTTTTCTGCTGATGACAGAGCGAAATACTGTTACATATAACACTCTGATTTCTTCTCTGGGAAAGCATGGCCATGCAGATCAAGCATTCATTCTTTTTGACCTAATGAAGAGGGATGGAGTTTCTCCAGATAAAGTGACTTTTGTAGCTCTGTTATCATGTTGTAGCCATGGAGGCCTTATTGACAAGGGCTTATGCTTCTATGATTCCATGTTGCGGGACTATAATATTCCTCCTGACAAGGAGCACTATTCATGTATTGTTGACCTCTACAGTAGATCTGGGAAGCTTGATGATGCTTGGAGTTTTATTGCTAATTTACAAGAAGTGCCAGAAATAGATGTTCTTGGGTGCCTATTGTCAGCATGCAGAGATCACCATAGAATGGACATTGCTGAGCTTGTTGCAGAAAGAATATTTGAGCAAAACCCCAATGATCCTGGTTATCACATTCTGTTATCTAACGTCTATGCCAGTGCTGGAATGTGGTCTGAGGTGACTAGGATAAGAACTATGATAGAAGAGAGGAGCTTGAAGAAGAGAACAGGAAATAGCTTGATTTAA